One window of Amblyraja radiata isolate CabotCenter1 unplaced genomic scaffold, sAmbRad1.1.pri S36, whole genome shotgun sequence genomic DNA carries:
- the LOC116969393 gene encoding late histone H2B.L4-like encodes MPENVSKVIAKKGAKKAASMSHPKGQKRRRRVRRESYGIYVYKVLKQVHPDTGISSKAMSIMNSFVNDVFERIACEALRLVHYSGRHTMSSREIQTAVRLLVPGELAKHAVSEGTKAVTKYTSCK; translated from the coding sequence ATGCCCGAGAATGTGAGCAAGGTGATCGCCAAGAAAGGGGCCAAGAAGGCGGCTTCCATGTCGCACCCGAAGGGCCAGAAGAGGCGGCGCCGGGTCCGCAGGGAGAGCTACGGCATCTACGTGTACAAGGTGCTGAAGCAGGTGCACCCGGACACGGGCATCTCCTCCAAGGCCATGAGCATCATGAACTCCTTCGTCAACGACGTCTTCGAGCGGATCGCCTGCGAGGCGCTGCGCCTGGTGCACTACAGCGGGCGGCACACTATGTCGTCGCGGGAGATCCAGACGGCCGTGAGGCTGCTGGTGCCCGGGGAGCTGGCCAAGCACGCCGTCTCCGAGGGCACCAAGGCCGTCACCAAGTACACCAGCTGCAAATGA